TTAGCAGGAATTTCTGGTGCCTTGTTTACTATCCAAACAGGTTTAATTTCACCGAAAGCGATGGATATTGCTTTTTCGATTGAAATGGTAATTTGGGTAGCAGTGGGAGGTCGTGCCACTTTGGTAGGCGCAATATTAGGAACGCTGGTGGTCAACTTCGGCAAGACTTTCTTGAGCGAAGAATATCCGGATAGTTGGCTATTTTTCCAAGGTGCCTTATTCCTAATTGTGGTGACAGTTCTTCCCGATGGTTTGATTGGCTGGCTCCGTTATCAAGGTTTAGATAGAATGCGATCGCTCTTGGGATTCCGTAAACAAGTCGCCACATATCCTAGCCTGGAAGCAGAAATTAGCACTCAGAATGATGAGTAAATTTTTTACCGCAAAGGACAACAGAGGTAAGTGCAAAGTTATTGCTTATTCCCTGTCAACCTCTGCACCTTCCTTTGCATCAATTTGCGTTAAAAAATATGAACAATAAAATACTAGAAACTGAAAATGTAACTGTTAGTTTTGATGGATTTAAAGCACTAAACAACCTCAATTTCAACATGGATGTTGGAGAATTGCGAGTGGTAATTGGCCCCAATGGTGCAGGTAAAACAACATTTCTGGATGTCATCACTGGCAAGGTAAAACCGACAGAAGGGCGAGTGCTATTCAAGGGGAGAAATGTTAAAGCTTTCTCAGAATATCAAATCGCCCGTTTGGGAATTGGCCGCAAATTCCAAACCCCCCGCATTTACTTGAATCTAACACCACGCGAAAATTTAGAAATCGCTTGCAATCACAATAAAAATGCTCTCTTTACCCTATTTAGTCGTCCCTCTAGTGCTGAACATAGCAAAGCGATCGCGTTGCTAGAAACCATTGGGTTGACGGCTAAATCAGATATTCTTGCTGGGTTACTTTCTCACGGAGAAAAGCAACGTCTGGAAATTGGGATGTTAGTCGCTCAATCTCCTGATTTGTTGCTTGTTGATGAACCTGTGGCTGGGTTAACTGATGAAGAAACCGAAAACATTGGTAATTTACTTCTAGCTCTAGCTCAAAGTCATTCTATTCTTGTGATTGAGCATGATATGGAATTTGTCCGCCAAATTGCTCGTAAAGTTACGGTACTGCACGAGGGTTCAGTCTTGTGTGAAGGAAGCATTGAGGAAGTGCAGAATGATCCTCGCGTGATTGAAGTTTATTTGGGACAGCAATTAGTGTCTTGATGTTGAATTAAAATTCAAATGCTGCAAATTACTGGTTTAAATGTTTACTACGGTGAAAGTCACATTCTCTGGGATGTAGATTTGAGCGTACCTGCGGGACAAATGGTTTGTCTAATTGGCCGCAATGGCGTTGGTAAAACTACTTTGCTCAAGACAATTATGGGGTTGATAAAGCCCCGCACAGGCACGATTACTTTTGCAGGTAATTTGATAAATGCCAACTCGACCGATCAAAGAGCAAAGCTGGGGATTGGCTATGTTCCCCAAGGACGGGAAATTATTCCGCGTTTGACAGTGAAGGAAAATCTATTGCTAGGTTTGGAAGCTAGACGCGATCGCGCACGCAGTCAAGAAATTCCAGAGGAAATCTTTGCCCTTTTTCCAGTCTTAAAATCCATGCTTTCGCGCATGGGTGGCGACTTGAGTGGAGGACAACAACAACAACTAGCGATCGCACGCGCTTTGATGGGAAAACCGCAGTTACTCGTATTAGACGAACCCACCGAAGGCATCCAACCATCTATCATTTTGGAGATAGAAGCCGCAGTGCGCCGGATTGTTGAATCTACAGGAATTTCTGTTTTATTAGTAGAACAACACTTGCATTTTGTGCGCCAAGCAGATCGTTATTATGCAATGCAAAAAGGCGGCATTGTTGCCTCT
The genomic region above belongs to Funiculus sociatus GB2-C1 and contains:
- the urtD gene encoding urea ABC transporter ATP-binding protein UrtD, whose translation is MNNKILETENVTVSFDGFKALNNLNFNMDVGELRVVIGPNGAGKTTFLDVITGKVKPTEGRVLFKGRNVKAFSEYQIARLGIGRKFQTPRIYLNLTPRENLEIACNHNKNALFTLFSRPSSAEHSKAIALLETIGLTAKSDILAGLLSHGEKQRLEIGMLVAQSPDLLLVDEPVAGLTDEETENIGNLLLALAQSHSILVIEHDMEFVRQIARKVTVLHEGSVLCEGSIEEVQNDPRVIEVYLGQQLVS
- the urtE gene encoding urea ABC transporter ATP-binding subunit UrtE; this translates as MLQITGLNVYYGESHILWDVDLSVPAGQMVCLIGRNGVGKTTLLKTIMGLIKPRTGTITFAGNLINANSTDQRAKLGIGYVPQGREIIPRLTVKENLLLGLEARRDRARSQEIPEEIFALFPVLKSMLSRMGGDLSGGQQQQLAIARALMGKPQLLVLDEPTEGIQPSIILEIEAAVRRIVESTGISVLLVEQHLHFVRQADRYYAMQKGGIVASGSTSELSQDVIERFLAV